In Terriglobales bacterium, a single genomic region encodes these proteins:
- a CDS encoding dihydrodipicolinate synthase family protein: AHEIAMEKQNRIVLAAKRVVSELSIPGLKYAMDLNGYYGGPSRLPLLPLNGEQKAEVERLMAGIRN, translated from the coding sequence AGGCGCACGAGATCGCGATGGAGAAGCAGAATCGTATCGTGCTGGCGGCCAAGCGGGTGGTCAGCGAGTTGAGCATACCGGGGCTTAAATATGCGATGGATCTCAACGGCTACTACGGCGGGCCCTCGCGGCTGCCACTGCTGCCGCTCAATGGGGAGCAGAAGGCCGAAGTCGAGCGGCTGATGGCGGGCATCAGGAACTGA